The DNA sequence ACGACAAAACTAgcttttatagaaaataaagaTGATTCTGTATCCCTTATCTGTAggtaaaagttttaaaactaAACTCACAGTCGCCCATTCAACTTACCGTTCAGACTTCGCACTTCGCTAGAAAGCGTCATTCATTAACGCCCTAGCAGCTCTGCTCTGCGCGCCGCTGACTGACTGGAGAAGCGCGCGCCTGAACTCACGCGCACACGCAGCTCATTTGTTTACCTTTAAAATGATTGGTCAACGAAGGACATGCGCCCATAATGAATGCAAAGAGACACACGAGAAAGCTACAAGTCCTTATAGTTTAAATTTCTCATGATAtgaaacatatatttaaaaaatatagccTGTATtaagacatttattaatattaaagcaaaatttaatttacatCTCGTTTGTAACTggtggatccaaaatggtcaatattcatgcattttattcatatttcatgttaatcatttatggcttatgatttatcaatattacttttgatttcatatattcatgtactcctactccatatattaatcctcatcatattttcaagtatttactcTTTATTGTACTTTTTATGGTTATTATTCATTGACCTTGGTCAAAAATTGACCTTTTCTTATTAGACCAAAGCATAAGTTTGAGTGGGATGTAAATTTCCCTATGCTTATGGTACAAAATGGATGTTGATGGTTTAGCTTTTTCCTTTGCTTTCCTTTGCTTTTCTTTGctcttctgcttcttctcttctatctctcatttcattctgcaaatgtcTTAGTTTTGTTCCTTCTTTCTGTATATTCTGATCTTCATCTATTAGATACAATACTCTGGATTTTACAATACTCTAGATTTtgttattaactattaattactCAATTAATCTGTCTCTATAAcgtttaattaataaatttgttattccttattcaaatttaatctctgacataatcattgctggactgcctggatctcattttctcaagttTTTGCATCAGTAACATTTCTATTAATGCAgtggttacatttattttgtttgtgcaataaaaaaaaacaacatctttGCCTGTTTGTACAGTTTATCAACAGAAAGCAAGTGTGTAATAAACAACTATAATAATGTGAGTGACAATAAACAGCAAACTTGGCAaccttctttcttttctcttaAAACAGATTCATTTCCTCCAGGAGTTGGTCAACTTTTCTTCAATTCGGTCCATTAAGGCACTATATACACCTCTTCTGCGGCGATATCTCTGTGATACAGAAAGTAAAATGTTtccaaaaaagttaataaatctGTTAATTGCTAGAAGATAAAATATGAGTGTTCTCTCCATGCTCACTGTATAAGATGCAGATTTTGGGGGCCATGGCGTCTTTGGTAGTATGAGCCTTGGGTCCCATTTAAGCTCTTCCGGTTTGAAAGTGTCTATTTTGCTCACTGTGTTTCTGTGAGGAGGGTTCAGGTCAGGATGAATGTCAGTGACTGTTGAgacattgaaataaaatgcaaagcTTATCAGTAATGTATGTTGGGTTACTGGGTGGTTTCAAAGACCTTTGTTCCATACAATGGTTTATTGCTTGTACAGTGGAAACGCAATGGCAATAATATGCAACACAATTCATACCAACCCAATGTTCAATGTTGGAAAAACCATTCATATTTCTCTCAGTTTTAAGGCGTGATGTCTTAGTGAAAATAATTCACCTGCTTTTAGGCATTGAGACTTTAAGAACAAGCAGTCTGGGTCCTTTTCCACAGAAGTCACCATGTCTGGCATTCCCTCAGCACACTGCAATCGCATAAGGAGTGTTTAAATGTCTCATAAAGACTGTCATCTAGTGTTGATACAGTGCAGTGCAGATAATATAAGCAATAATCTTTATACAAACTTACAGGTCTGAAGTTGTGAGGTTTGGGATTTTTGTAAGGCCCGACAGGATTCGTCCCTGCTCTTACAAACAGCAGTTTTGTCTCTAGCGAGTCTGGTGGTTTGTAGCACGTGATAAATGGTTGTTCTTTATGTGGAGATAATATTGAAGGAGTAACATCCTTAATCTTTTCCAAAACAAAAGATGTTTGTTCCACACTATCATTTGATTTAACCAGGTGAATGTTTTTGCTCTTAATCCGTGGCAAACCCACAGATCTGTAGAGTTTTGGGGTGAAGTCAGGAGCTTTCACGTTCCATGGATCAAGGGGAACCACTTGTGGTGGAACGAGTCCACAACTCCGGCTCGAGATCAAGTTTTGACTCACAGAAAAGAGCAACTTTCTTCTGAGGTCAAAAGACGTGGTAGTATCCAAAAGCTCAGGAAGATTcattgtgaataagtcatgtTCAGAGCAATGATCTGAGACCAAACATGTAGCCTATACTGTATAAGAACATAACCTTTTCAGTGCACCAACAAtttcatttaatctcatttaCAGTTATAGATAAATGCCATTATATATGCAAAAGCAGGAGCAAGATGATGACTTACAGTAGGAGAtagaaatgtaattatatataaaaatatagctaaaatattaatgttaataagaataaataacataaaaacaaaactaagttttaataaataaatgcatagatagatagaattcTTAAAATCAAGGTCAACTTACCTTTCTTGCAGCAGAGTGGCTGTCATTCAGCCATGACTAAGTAGACAGTGAAGAGTTCAAATTGCTGTGCTtgatcaaaaaaattaaagccaGCTCAGCATGAAGCATTGGATACA is a window from the Ctenopharyngodon idella isolate HZGC_01 chromosome 15, HZGC01, whole genome shotgun sequence genome containing:
- the si:dkey-30e9.6 gene encoding uncharacterized protein si:dkey-30e9.6, producing the protein MNLPELLDTTTSFDLRRKLLFSVSQNLISSRSCGLVPPQVVPLDPWNVKAPDFTPKLYRSVGLPRIKSKNIHLVKSNDSVEQTSFVLEKIKDVTPSILSPHKEQPFITCYKPPDSLETKLLFVRAGTNPVGPYKNPKPHNFRPCAEGMPDMVTSVEKDPDCLFLKSQCLKAVTDIHPDLNPPHRNTVSKIDTFKPEELKWDPRLILPKTPWPPKSASYTRYRRRRGVYSALMDRIEEKLTNSWRK